GAATGTTAGTGGTGTCTTCTTGGGATGTTCACAGAACTAGGCTTGGCGGGTTCGATTCGTCCAACATCTACCAGTTGGACGCTTTCAAAGCTAAATGTTGCGAGAAGGGGTTGTCATGGCGAGCGCTTCTCAAACAATTTCGGGAGCTTAAACATGCGCGCGCCTAACAATTCGTTGCACCGGACATTTGACCCGCAGCCCATTTTTTCTGCCGCAAAAATAGGCATCGCCTCAAATACCGTTGAGCTCAAGCGTTAGAGCTCCCCATGACTCATCGTTACTATTATATTGATTCGAGCGGCCCGGATACAAATCTTCAATTATATTCATTGCAGCAAGCGAAACTGTACTGGTCAGCTCTGGAGAAAGATCTTGCAGAAAATGATCAAGTTGAGCATTTTCATGAGCGATGTGTTTTTATTATCTGCACAATGGGCCTTAGTGTTTCGCAGTTACTTGGTCAGAATATTATGGAACCAAGTGAGAGAGTACCTTCACCATCGATGATATTTAAGAGTTTGATAAATAAACATAAATTGGAAGGTAGCCTGAAAGAGCAGTTCAGAGAGTTTATAAATACATATGACCATTGTCGGCATTTTGGGCTTACGAATGATGGAAGCAGGCATTGGGAGGTAAGCCAGGTAACCTTAGAAAAAACCAGGAAGATGTATAAGTTCGGGTTACTGGTTTGGGAAACTGTAATTGGAATTTTTCGTAAAGAGCCAGGTAGTGAACTTGATGATTTAGATTTAGAAGGAATCGAGAATGAGATCTAACAAGCCGCTGTTGTCGCCACTATCAGATTTGAAATCGCGTGAAAAAAAATCTGTCCCTTTTTACTGTTTGAGACGTTAAAATCAGTGATTTCCCGCAGCGTCAATGTACTTAATGAAAAATAAGAAATGAGACCAATTCTTGAAAAATCGTGTTAAACATTTTCTGCTAGTTGGCGTCTCATGGTTTCTTATCGTCATCGGTGTGGTGTTTCTTATTTCTCCGATACCAATTGGGGTGTTTTTTATTGCCTTTGGTTTATCGTCGCTGATTTATAGCAGTGACACGGTGGCCCATAGAATTGCCAATTATCGCGGGTGTCACGCGAAGTTGGACGAGCAATTAAACTGGGTTGAAAGGAAGCTGAATAATCGAGTTAGCTTTGTCAGTGATGCCTTGGCTAAAACCCGCCCCATCGTGGATGAGGATAATGGCAGGGCCTGTTAACACTAATTGGATTGTCACTGTTGAGGCTAAAAAAGCGCCAATCTCGGCGCGAGGAGAGCAGTTTGGTCATTCCAAATAAACGACGAGCAACACAGAGTGGTGCTTTTTTAGCCTCAACCCGCAGGGCTGGGGCCATTTATGCCTCCAGCGTTGTTGCCAGCCACTTGTTTAGAATGACTAAACGGCGTGTCTGTCGCCTAGCTGGAGGCAAAAATGACCGCCAGCAGTAATAATCCAATTAGTGTTAACAGGCCCTAGATAAGTTTTACAGCATTATTGCTTATCATGATTTTGATACAACTCGATTGCCTGAACAATTCCCTGTTGCTCAAATGCCGTTAGCCAGTTTTCAATGGCGATAAAAACCTCGTCTTGAGCGGCAATATCTTTGGGAAAAAGACCGTTTGATTCTCTGAGTGCTGGCAGGGCGTTTTTTGCCGAGTTGTTATGCTGCGCAAAAATGGCGTCAAGCTGTGTCGCCATTGGGTCGTTAATGGGGTAACGATTGCCTGTTTCATCTATGCCCTGTAAGTAACGCAGCCACGCGGCCAGTGCGGCGGTGGTGATGACGATAGGGCCCTTGTGTTGCCGTTGCCAGCGTAATATAGGAAACAGCCTGTTGGGGATTTTCTGGGAGCCGTCGATGGCGATTTGTTGGCAGCGGTGTTGCAGGGCGCTATTGGCAAAGCGTTGCAGCAAGCTTTGCTGGTAGGCCTGTAGATCAAAATCAATAGGCATAGACAGGGTTGGTGCGGCTTCTTCTGTCATGAGCTGTTCTATCGCTTTGCGCAATACCGGATTGGCGATAACGCGGTCGACGGTGTTGTAGCCGGCTAGGCAGCCGAGGTAGGCAATGGCGGAGTGGCTGGCGTTTAACAGCCGTAGTTTCATGGCTTCGAAGGGGGTAACGTCAGTCACATACTGTGCGCCGACTTTGTCCCATGGGGGCATGGGGCCAGCGAAATTCTCTTCGATTACCCATTGGCAGAAAGGCTCGCTGAAGACGGCGGCTTGATCTTGATAACCGAGGTCCGTGGCTAGGTCTTGAATGTTTTCTGGCGTGGTCGCAGGCACAATGCGATCTACCATGGTAGCTGGAAAGCGACAGTGGCTATCTATCCAGTCGGCTAAAGTGGGATCAATCCGGCGGCAAAATTGTAATAGCGCACTGCGGAGTTTTTCGCCATTCCCGGAAATATTATCGCAGGAAATAATTGTTAATCCCGGCTTGTGTTGATCTCGCCGGGCTGCCAAGCCTGCTGCCAGAAATCCTAATGCAGTACGAGGCTGGGCTACATTTTTTAGATCGTGTTGTACCTCGGAATGTTGTTCATCTAGCTGCTTACCATCGGGACGGAGGCAATAGCCTTTTTCGGTAATGGTCAGGGTGACCACCTGTGTGGCCGCCGCCGCTAATGCGCTGATGACCTGCTCTGGTTGCTGCGGAGCGATAAGGACCTTGGCCAATGCGCCGATAAGTTGCTGGTGACGATGTACCCCTTCAGAAATGATCAGGGTGTAAAGATAATCTTGTGGCGCAAGTTGATCGTGCACCGTGGGGCTGCGCAAACTCACACCGATAATACGCCAGTCGCCACCAAACTGGTTTAACACTTGCTCGGTATACCAGGCTTGGTGAGCACGATGAAAAGCGCCAAGCCCTAAGTGGACAATACCCGCACGGTGTTGTTCGCGTTGGTAGTTGGCTTGCTTTATAGCATTAGCCAAGCGGCTGTTTTGATTAAGGCGCATGCAGTGTCCTGTTTGTATTGCTTACAAGTGGTAGGCGTTTTTAGCAAGGCTATAACTGAGTTCTGTGGCCAGTGTTACGGCCTCGGTTTCTGTCAGTCGATGATCGGCGACCAGTTCGGCGAGAAAGCTGCAGTCTATTCGCCGGGCGACATCGTGGCGGGCGGGAATAGATAGAAAGGCGCGGGTGTCATCATTAAAGCCAACCGTATTGTAAAAGCCGGCGGTTTCGGTGGTTTGCTGTCGATACCGACGCATACCCTCGGGGCTGTCGTTAAACCACCATGCCGGGCCGAGCTTGAGGCAGGGGTAATGCCCCGCCAAGGGTGCTAGCTCGCGGGCATAACGGGATTCGTCAAGGGTAAAAACAATCAGTCTGAAATCTGGATGGTTGCCAAAGCGATTGAGTAGGGGCTGCAGTGCCTGGACGTATTCTGTGGCAACGGGAATATCACCACCTTTGTCCCGGCCGTATTGGGTAAAGACGAATTGATTGTGGTTGCGATGGACGCCGGGGTGGAGTTGCATCACCAAGCCATCGTCCACGCTCATGGCGGCCATTTCGGTTAATAACTGGGCGCGGAACAATTCGGCGTCGGCACTGCTGAAATGCTGACTGATGATTTTATGAAACAGTTTTTCACATTCAGCCAATGACAGGTTTGCGGTGGCGGCGCTGGGGTGGCCGTGATCGCTGGCAGTGGCGCCGTGTTGTTGAAAAAATCGCCGACGTTGACGCAGTGCGGCCAGATAGCCAGACCAGCTTGTGGTGTCTTCATTTGTTAGCTCGCCAAGGCGAATGAGATTATCGGCAAAACCTTCGTAGCCTGGGTCGACAACCGGATCGGGTCTGAAGGTGGTAATGACGCGGCCCGACCAGTCGCTTTGTTGGATGTTGGCGTGGTGTTGCAAATCATCCAATGGCGATTCGGTGGTGGCCAGTACTTCAATGTTAAATTGCTCAAACAGAGCCCTAGGGCGAAAGTCATCACTGGCTAGCTGGGCGTTTATTTGCGCAAAGTAGTGATCGGCGGTGTCGCTATTTAACACCACGTCGAGCTTGAAGACCTCTGCAAAAACATGATCCAGCCATAGCCGTGAGGGTGTGCCTTGAAACAAATAATAATGTTTGGCGAACAGTAGCCAGCTGTCTTCCGGGTCGATATTGCTCACATTGCCATCAACGTTGGGGATGCCCAGCGCATCCAGCGATACCCCCTGACTGTAGAGCATACGAAACACATAGTGATCGGGGCGGATCAACAGCTCGGTGGCATTGGTAAAGGAATTGTTGTCAGCAAACCAGCGGGGGTCGGTATGCCCGTGGGGGCTGATAATGGGCAGATTTTTGACGGTTTGGTAGAGAAATCTGGCAATACTACGAATGCGGTCGTCGGCAGGAAAAAGCCGATCGGGGTGTAATACTAGCGGGGTATTCATGATCTTTTCCTAATATTGCGATTCCCTCTATCTAATGTCATTTATGTTTAACTTTTGTGACCTACATTGGACAGTCTCAAGGTGTTAATTGGGAATGCCCAAGGGTCTCTATGAAAATTATCGATGCAAGAGTGATTGTTAGCTGCCCCGGACGCAACTTTGTCACGCTAAAAATAATCACCGACGAAGGCGTGTATGGCATTGGTGATGCCACCCTGAACGGCCGGGAGCTGGCGGTGGTGTCGTATCTTCAAGACCATGTGCTGCCCTGCTTGATAGGTCGCGACCCTCAGCAGATAGAAGATATTTGGCAATATCTCTACCGGGGCTGTTACTGGCGGCGCGGTGCGGTAACCATGACCGCCATTGCGGCGGTGGATGTTGCCCTCTGGGATATTAAAGCCAAACTGGCCAATATGCCGTTATATCAACTGCTGGGCGGCCGCTCTCGCGAAGGGGTGATGGTTTACGGCCATGCCAATGGTGCCGATATTAACGAGACCATTGATGAAGTGGGTCGTTATATCGACATGGGATACAAAGCGGTGCGAGCCCAGTGCGGTATCCCCGGTCTGCCGTCAACCTATGGCGTGTCTGGTGACAAGATGTATTACGAGCCAGCCAATGCAGACTTGCCGGAAGAGAACGTCTGGTCCACGGAAAAATACCTGCACCATGTTCCCAAACTGTTTGAAGGCTTGCGGGACAACTACGGTTTTGACGTTCATCTGCTCCACGATTGTCATCATCGCCTATCCCCCATAGAGGCGGGACGCTTGGGTAAAGACCTGGAACCTTATCGTTTGTTTTGGTTGGAAGACACCGTGCCTGCCGAGCTGCAGGAGCGCTTTCGCCTGATTCGTCAGCACACCACCACGCCGCTGGCGGTGGGGGAAGTCTTTCATTCCATTTACGACTGCAGCACCTTAATCAGCGAACAGTTGATTGATTATATTCGCGCAACCGTTGTTCATGCCGGGGGCATTAGCCATGTACGGCGGATTGCGGCGCTGGCTGAAATCTACAATGTTCGCACCGGCTTTCATGGGGCGACCGACTTGTCGCCAGTCACCATGGGTGCCGCGCTGCATTTTGATACCTGGGTGCCCAACTTTGGCATACAGGAATATATGCGCCACACCGACGCCACCGACGAGGTTTTTCCCAGTGATTACACCTTTGAGAATGGTTATTTGAAGGTGGGGGATACACCGGGACACGGTGTTGATATCGACGAAAATCTTGCAGCGGAATACCCCTATCAACGTGCTTATTTGCCGGTGAACCGTTTACAGGACGGCACGCTGTTTAACTGGTGATGTGATGAACGAAGCGCAGCTATTCAGTGTGAATTCTTAAAAAGGCAGCGAATGACCTCACTTCCAAACATCATCGCCATGGGCGAAGTCATGCTGGAGTTCTCGCCGCAGTTCTCGCCGCAGAGAGCTGGCTCGGGTGGCTTTGAGCTGGCCTATGCTGGCGATACCTTTAACACCGCGGTTTATTTAGCGCGGCAGGGCCTTAAGGTCAGCTATCTCACTGAGCTGGGCAGTGACAAGTTCAGCGATCAAATCATCGCGCTGGCTGAGTCAGAATCTGTGTGCATGAATGGGTGTATCCGCAGTGACGGCGCATTACCGGGACTGTATTTAATTGAAAATAATGCCGAGGGCGAACGGGAGTTTTATTACTGGCGACGCCATAGCGCGGCGCGGCAGTTGTTAATGACCCCTGAAAAAGTGCAGCGGATTTGTCGGGCTGTGGGCAAGGCTGATGTGTTTTATCTCTCTGGTATCAGCATGGCGGTGATGGGGCAGGATTCGGAACAGGGCTTTTGGGCCTTGATTGACAGCGTGCAACGGCAGCAAAAGACGCTGGTATTTGATCCCAATTTTCGGCCACGGTTGTGGCCAGATTTAAATCTTGCCAGAGACTTTTATCAAAAAATTCTCGGCTACTGTGATGTGGTGTTTCCCACCTTAGATGACGACACCCTGTTATGGGACCTTAGCGAGCCTGAGACGATTATTGATTTCTATCACTCACTCGGTGTTGCGGAGGTGGTGTTAAAACTCCCCGCCGCCAAGGCAATGGTGAGTACAGGCCATGAGCAGGTGCTGCGATCCTCAAGGTATCGCGGCGCAGTGGTGGATACCACCGGTGCCGGAGATGCCTTTAATGCCGCGTATCTGCATGCCCGTTATGCCGGCGCATCATTGGCGGCCTCCTTGGATGCGGGCCATCGTTTGGCGGCAAAGGTGATAGGGGTACGGGGGGCCATTATTTGGCACAACGCTGAGCCAATGTCTGATTCCTCTATTGTTACTGACGGTCTTCCGCCAGAGGAGCCTTTTTATTAAGTTTAATGAATTGCTCAATACCTTACTCAGCAGGCTGGCAAGCAAAGGGCTTCAGCTTTATCGGTCGCTGTTGGCATTTAAAAACAATAAACCCAAGCCCGCTGATACCGCCCGTTTAAGTTTGCTGGGGGCTGAGCCTGTTGCCGAAATTAATCCACGCTATCTGTCATTTTCGGTAGATATTTCGGTGTTAGCGGGGGGCTTTTGGTGGGAGGGCAGCACCGATAGTCGGCGGGGTTTAGGAACCTTGCGCATTCCGCCCTTAAAACTGAATTCTGAAAAACTGGATCGCTTAGTTAAGTTATTGGGACCGGCCTATTTGCGCATCGGCGGTTCTGAAGCGGATAAAATCCATTATTTTGATAACCCCAATGGCGATGCGGATGCGCTGGTATTAACCCGGCAGCAGTGGGATGAACTGCATGCTTTTTTACAGCGCAATGATTTAAAACTGATTTTTACCTGTAAATATGGGCTGTTTAAACGCGAGCATCATGGCCGCTGGCAAGGCAGCGAATTGTTGAAACTATTGGATTACAGCAAGGCGCAGGGCTATCACATCGATGTATTTGAGTTGGGCAACGAGCTTAACGCGTATTGGGCGTTTCATGGGTTGATGTCTCAGCCTCGGGCGATCAATCTGGCTCGGGATTACAACCAGTTTTACAAAGTGGTGAAGCGGGATTTTCCCAATTCAAAAATTTCCGGGCCGGGCAGTGCTTTTTGGCCCAAGCTGGGGGAAACCGTCCGCCCCATCAGCAATATTACACC
The DNA window shown above is from Spongiibacter sp. IMCC21906 and carries:
- a CDS encoding mannitol dehydrogenase family protein; translated protein: MRLNQNSRLANAIKQANYQREQHRAGIVHLGLGAFHRAHQAWYTEQVLNQFGGDWRIIGVSLRSPTVHDQLAPQDYLYTLIISEGVHRHQQLIGALAKVLIAPQQPEQVISALAAAATQVVTLTITEKGYCLRPDGKQLDEQHSEVQHDLKNVAQPRTALGFLAAGLAARRDQHKPGLTIISCDNISGNGEKLRSALLQFCRRIDPTLADWIDSHCRFPATMVDRIVPATTPENIQDLATDLGYQDQAAVFSEPFCQWVIEENFAGPMPPWDKVGAQYVTDVTPFEAMKLRLLNASHSAIAYLGCLAGYNTVDRVIANPVLRKAIEQLMTEEAAPTLSMPIDFDLQAYQQSLLQRFANSALQHRCQQIAIDGSQKIPNRLFPILRWQRQHKGPIVITTAALAAWLRYLQGIDETGNRYPINDPMATQLDAIFAQHNNSAKNALPALRESNGLFPKDIAAQDEVFIAIENWLTAFEQQGIVQAIELYQNHDKQ
- the uxaC gene encoding glucuronate isomerase, producing the protein MNTPLVLHPDRLFPADDRIRSIARFLYQTVKNLPIISPHGHTDPRWFADNNSFTNATELLIRPDHYVFRMLYSQGVSLDALGIPNVDGNVSNIDPEDSWLLFAKHYYLFQGTPSRLWLDHVFAEVFKLDVVLNSDTADHYFAQINAQLASDDFRPRALFEQFNIEVLATTESPLDDLQHHANIQQSDWSGRVITTFRPDPVVDPGYEGFADNLIRLGELTNEDTTSWSGYLAALRQRRRFFQQHGATASDHGHPSAATANLSLAECEKLFHKIISQHFSSADAELFRAQLLTEMAAMSVDDGLVMQLHPGVHRNHNQFVFTQYGRDKGGDIPVATEYVQALQPLLNRFGNHPDFRLIVFTLDESRYARELAPLAGHYPCLKLGPAWWFNDSPEGMRRYRQQTTETAGFYNTVGFNDDTRAFLSIPARHDVARRIDCSFLAELVADHRLTETEAVTLATELSYSLAKNAYHL
- the manD gene encoding D-mannonate dehydratase ManD, translated to MKIIDARVIVSCPGRNFVTLKIITDEGVYGIGDATLNGRELAVVSYLQDHVLPCLIGRDPQQIEDIWQYLYRGCYWRRGAVTMTAIAAVDVALWDIKAKLANMPLYQLLGGRSREGVMVYGHANGADINETIDEVGRYIDMGYKAVRAQCGIPGLPSTYGVSGDKMYYEPANADLPEENVWSTEKYLHHVPKLFEGLRDNYGFDVHLLHDCHHRLSPIEAGRLGKDLEPYRLFWLEDTVPAELQERFRLIRQHTTTPLAVGEVFHSIYDCSTLISEQLIDYIRATVVHAGGISHVRRIAALAEIYNVRTGFHGATDLSPVTMGAALHFDTWVPNFGIQEYMRHTDATDEVFPSDYTFENGYLKVGDTPGHGVDIDENLAAEYPYQRAYLPVNRLQDGTLFNW
- a CDS encoding sugar kinase, whose translation is MTSLPNIIAMGEVMLEFSPQFSPQRAGSGGFELAYAGDTFNTAVYLARQGLKVSYLTELGSDKFSDQIIALAESESVCMNGCIRSDGALPGLYLIENNAEGEREFYYWRRHSAARQLLMTPEKVQRICRAVGKADVFYLSGISMAVMGQDSEQGFWALIDSVQRQQKTLVFDPNFRPRLWPDLNLARDFYQKILGYCDVVFPTLDDDTLLWDLSEPETIIDFYHSLGVAEVVLKLPAAKAMVSTGHEQVLRSSRYRGAVVDTTGAGDAFNAAYLHARYAGASLAASLDAGHRLAAKVIGVRGAIIWHNAEPMSDSSIVTDGLPPEEPFY
- a CDS encoding glycoside hydrolase, which produces MLNTLLSRLASKGLQLYRSLLAFKNNKPKPADTARLSLLGAEPVAEINPRYLSFSVDISVLAGGFWWEGSTDSRRGLGTLRIPPLKLNSEKLDRLVKLLGPAYLRIGGSEADKIHYFDNPNGDADALVLTRQQWDELHAFLQRNDLKLIFTCKYGLFKREHHGRWQGSELLKLLDYSKAQGYHIDVFELGNELNAYWAFHGLMSQPRAINLARDYNQFYKVVKRDFPNSKISGPGSAFWPKLGETVRPISNITPRFLANLDFKLDIVDWHYYPFQSDRSPVRTRKARLHHLLDPKSFEYFRLYGKRLSALRDRFQAQAEVWTGETGSAQCGGQPELSDRWVSSFWWADQLGMGARLGQKVMVRQSLIGGDYGMIVRLTLKPRPDYWVSWLWGQLMGTQVYAIDSSSPHIRCYLHSAKEGEGKTLLLINLAAHAVELDLPSVLQESIRGGYEMTAKKLASRRVRLNGKKLRFKGGTVELAHFDPAPFTGTLSPYSLSFWQCDLAATHD